CAAAGCACTTAGTGCTTTCCAGTGACGTTTTAGAATATTATTGCTATTGAATGTAGAACAGTATAAGATGTGCTTTGATTTGTTTAAACCTAAGGCTGATTGCCCCCTAAACTGGGTGGATTGAGCCATCTTGCagtatcctttttcttttctgtttctttttttttttttttttttaaacagtcttGAATACAGTTGGACCAGAATAGACTCATCTCATCCTCTGAGTGCAAAGCACCAGCATTcattatggggaaaaaaatatgattttatgcAATGCACAGCCCTCTGGGCTGATTCAGTGCAACCAATCCTGGAAAAAAGGCTGATAAAGCTGTGTCAACACAGCGTGGTTTCTGAGTTAGTAAATCTTAGTGGTAAAATAAGTCAAGCACAGTGCTGTCCTAGTGCAGTTGTACTGCTTTCAAGCCTGGAGCAGTAGAACAGTGCTGTGCTTCCCCTATTGAAAGTATAGCAGTTTTATCTGGTGAAGTGTGTTCCACTATGTGATGTAATGTACCACATGCTAGGAAAAAGGATGTTGCTTTCGGTTTTGGCAGTGCTTGTAGAGTTAGAGCAGAGGCTGTATGGGAGAGGAaacttttcatgttttcctttttcatcctCCTGATGGACTGCTTAGGATATTTCTCATTGAGATTGTATTCTGTAACTGCATTCTTTGGGGAAAACATGAGGCATGTTGTGGCAGGGTACATTTCAAGGTGTTTATTACTCTGAACAATAAAAAATCAAAGAGGGAATTATATTCCAATATATGTTGCCTTATTTTCTATTACAGTTCTAAACTTggaatgttgttgtttttcagaagtgctgGTGATGGTCCTGatatttacaaaggaaaaatttgttctttaaaagCACGAGTAAGGCAATTTATGAAGACTGTTCTTTTTATACCACTTATTTATGTCTGATTGCATAGGGATTTTCCTAATACTTTGTATGTTTTTAAGTACTTTGAATAGCAAAATTTCTAATAGTAACTTTATGGTTTGGGGgagctttgcttgttttttaaagtataattttaataaaacaattaCAAATAGTACCaagtgtttattaaaaaaaaaaacactaaggGATGTGGGTTTTTTGAGCCACTTAAAGTGATTAAGAAGGAACAAAACCTGAAATGCACCTGTTTTAATTCCTTCACTCCTAAGTATTTGGGAACAGTATTTTTAAGTGTTAACAGTTGCTGtatctgaaatgctgtgctATTTACTGATCAGCTAACAAACTTTACAAACTGGTTAGCAACAACTCTCTGAAGCACAGTAGTAACAACGTACCTTTACTATTGTagatgtttttccttattttgtaattatttcaaaGATCAGCTTGCTTACTGACCGAATTTCAATACTTTCTCACAGGCACTGTTGATTGACATGGAGGAGGGTGTGGTGAATGAAATTCTGCAGGGACCGTTGAGAGATGTTTTTGATAGTAAGCAGCTTATCACAGATGTTTCTGGTTCAGGAAACAACTGGTGAGATCCTCTTCAGAGCAACTAATTGGATAGCATTTGAAAAGGGGAATGATAACAGTAGTATTCTGGTTCATTCTGCTGCAGCATATTACCAGTGAACTTTGGAGTCACTGTTGCCTGGAGGAGGGCTTTGAAAACCATTTTACAGAAAGATAATTCTGCTGATaaatcattttgtctttttttttcccttgctgctgcttcttgattattttttacaaaagaacatgctttatatttttgtttctttggtactcagctgctttcatttctctgccAGAGCCATAATCCAGTTTGGGACTGTGCACCTACCATGGAAATAAGATACATGATAGTTCAGATTTCGAAGCATCGTGATTGCTGGCATAGTGCAGATAAATTACATTatcaaaaagagaaattcagaagaagATTCATTAACATAataaatttcacattttcactGAGATGCTAATGTACCTCTGGTAATATTCAGTCCAGTATAGGCTGAGAATCGAATGATTAGCAAATACACTGAAGGTATATTGGGAATAGCCTCACCACCTAACAGCAGGCAAGTGTGCTGAGAATGATCTGTTGGGTTTCTTTGTCACTGGTAGCAAATAACTCACATAGGACTCAAATGAAGATCAGAACACTATTATACAAGGATGTCCTCATTGTTAACAGATGTAACTTTCACTTCATAGTTAAAATTTGATCATTCAGCAtaggtatttattttcttactgatgTAAAATGATAATGCAGGCTCAAAAGTGTGAATTGATTGGTACTTGCATTCTTAAATTTAAAACCACATCTCAACTCCCGTGTTTCTGTGATGTAGTCACAGTTTTGCAGCTAACAAGTTGGGGGTTACATCCAACTCTGGACTCTGAATTATTAAGCAACACTATACAAAACATCAAAGAGAGGGagttaaataaaatgaaaactggaaGATTGGTTGTtagagtgttttgttttgttttttaaagtatttttcttatcCCCAGGGCTGTAGGTTACAAGGTGTATGGCTGTCAGTACCGGGAAAACATTGTGGAAAAGCTgaggaaaactgcagaacattgTGACtgtctgcagtgtttttttatAATTCATTCTATGGGAGGTGGTAAGTATATCTTTCTTTGTTAGTATGGTTGCATCTGCCACaggtaaataaaaatgaaagcctAAGTCTTGGAACAAAGATTGCTCTAATGATCTAATCATGAAGAATGCAGAATGAAATAACACAGTCCCTGAGGAGCCTTAATCATGAACTTTTACTTTAGTAAGTGCTGCCTAGAACAGAAGCACAGTTTAAATTGTAGAGACGAGAAAAGACAGTGGATGGATCAAGATAGGTGGCAAATACGAGAAAAAGCTGAGTAATACTGATCAGAAGGGGTAGTTGCCTCAAAATGGTCACATCATTGCTGTGATCAAGTTTTTAATTCTGGagaagtgttttcagaaaggcTTTGTAGACTTCTGATGTTGCTTAGCTTCTGTTCTAgttgagttttgtttttgttttttgtttttttttttacatttccttcCACACAGTTCTTTTTGCATTCACTCCACCTACTTTGTTAATAAATCTGAAGGGAGAATCAGTCACATACTTTCTGTATTGCCACTGAGCAATCCTCTCCCAGAAACTTGAGAGTAGCAGGCATTATAAACAGCTATGATATGAAAATAGACTCTGAAAATAGCTCTAAATATGGGGCAAGAGTTTTACCAATGGCTTTTTTTATGATCATTTGCTTAATTTGAGAGGGAATTTCCATTATTACAGgaaattgctgtgtt
This genomic stretch from Meleagris gallopavo isolate NT-WF06-2002-E0010 breed Aviagen turkey brand Nicholas breeding stock chromosome 2, Turkey_5.1, whole genome shotgun sequence harbors:
- the LOC100541905 gene encoding tubulin epsilon chain isoform X2 is translated as MGEETFHVFLFHPPDGLLRIFLIEIVFCNCILWGKHEACCGRVHFKVFITLNNKKSKRELYSNICCLIFYYSSKLGMLLFFRSAGDGPDIYKGKICSLKARALLIDMEEGVVNEILQGPLRDVFDSKQLITDVSGSGNNWAVGYKVYGCQYRENIVEKLRKTAEHCDCLQCFFIIHSMGGGTGSGLGTFVLNLLEDEFPEVYRFVTSVYPSGEDDVITSPYNSVLAMKELNEHADCVLPIENELGSTVKPNSLVTSSAGTTKKVQEKPFDAMNNIVANLLLNLTSSARFEGSLNMDLNEISMNLVPFPRLHYLVSSLTPLYTLADVNIPSRR
- the LOC100541905 gene encoding tubulin epsilon chain isoform X3; the protein is MGEETFHVFLFHPPDGLLRIFLIEIVFCNCILWGKHEACCGRVHFKVFITLNNKKSKRELYSNICCLIFYYSSKLGMLLFFRSAGDGPDIYKGKICSLKARALLIDMEEGVVNEILQGPLRDVFDSKQLITDVSGSGNNWAVGYKVYGCQYRENIVEKLRKTAEHCDCLQCFFIIHSMGGGTGSGLGTFVLNLLEDEFPEVYRFVTSVYPSGEDDVITSPYNSVLAMKELNEHADCVLPIENELIKFITWSILGSWGQL
- the LOC100541905 gene encoding tubulin epsilon chain isoform X1, with product MGEETFHVFLFHPPDGLLRIFLIEIVFCNCILWGKHEACCGRVHFKVFITLNNKKSKRELYSNICCLIFYYSSKLGMLLFFRSAGDGPDIYKGKICSLKARALLIDMEEGVVNEILQGPLRDVFDSKQLITDVSGSGNNWAVGYKVYGCQYRENIVEKLRKTAEHCDCLQCFFIIHSMGGGTGSGLGTFVLNLLEDEFPEVYRFVTSVYPSGEDDVITSPYNSVLAMKELNEHADCVLPIENESLFDIVNKIHHMVNSGKLGSTVKPNSLVTSSAGTTKKVQEKPFDAMNNIVANLLLNLTSSARFEGSLNMDLNEISMNLVPFPRLHYLVSSLTPLYTLADVNIPSRR